In one window of Leptospira bourretii DNA:
- a CDS encoding methyl-accepting chemotaxis protein, with amino-acid sequence MKWIHDLKIRVKLLLAFMVTILLMIVVAGASFYSARQILASLHTVFEDRVVPISQIKEVSDAYLIGIVDSANKVRSKKITVEEALESIRESEAKADAVWKVYLGTYLVPEEKAIIDQMEKEFPPLKAGVKQLRILLETRNEVELEKFVTVDMYPIFEPLTHHLDDLIRVQLKVAKEEYHKSEAQFKSSLAIVTAVVAIAFVLVFVIAIFFSDSIAAPMKKIVEVAQTVSIGDLDVDLETKHKTHGNAKHLEGNEIQQLSQAFMELVSFIKERAEHLERIANSDLSADVTLKSERDQLGLSLRRMLINLSDVVEKLYFSSQEVDLGAQQLADASTSLSEAASEQASAVEEISATLTEISNSFLANAENAERMTEFSESTAKQALEGNSKMKDLVSAMGEISNSFDQISKINKVINDIAFQTNILALNAAVEAARAGQHGKGFAVVAEEVRNLAQKSANAADETTLLIESSMKKVKLGNDATEKTAEVLGQISDSAENVSNLTKDLALSIHEQKSAVLQITQGIDQVTTVTSTTAASAEEVAASSETLKRQVEIMRSVIMSFKLKDDGAKSTALTRVERPRIVL; translated from the coding sequence ATGAAATGGATTCACGATCTTAAAATTCGAGTCAAATTACTTTTGGCTTTTATGGTAACCATTCTATTGATGATTGTTGTCGCAGGAGCTAGTTTCTATTCGGCACGTCAAATTTTAGCATCACTTCATACTGTGTTTGAAGATCGAGTGGTGCCAATTAGCCAAATCAAAGAAGTTTCTGATGCCTATTTGATTGGAATTGTAGATTCCGCCAATAAGGTCCGATCCAAAAAAATTACAGTGGAAGAAGCACTGGAATCAATTAGAGAATCAGAAGCCAAAGCAGATGCAGTTTGGAAAGTATATCTCGGAACCTATCTTGTTCCCGAAGAAAAAGCGATCATTGATCAGATGGAAAAAGAATTTCCCCCACTCAAAGCCGGGGTCAAACAACTCCGCATCCTCCTAGAAACAAGAAACGAAGTCGAACTTGAAAAATTTGTCACTGTGGATATGTATCCCATCTTTGAACCACTCACACACCACCTAGATGATTTGATTCGTGTTCAATTGAAAGTGGCCAAAGAAGAATATCATAAATCAGAAGCACAATTCAAAAGTTCTTTAGCCATTGTCACTGCAGTAGTTGCCATTGCTTTTGTTTTGGTGTTTGTCATTGCGATCTTTTTCTCCGATTCCATTGCCGCTCCTATGAAAAAAATTGTAGAAGTTGCACAAACCGTTTCCATCGGAGATTTGGATGTTGATTTAGAAACAAAACATAAAACTCATGGCAATGCAAAACACTTAGAAGGAAACGAAATCCAACAACTTTCACAAGCCTTTATGGAACTTGTTTCTTTTATCAAAGAACGAGCCGAACACTTAGAACGGATTGCTAATTCTGATCTCAGTGCAGATGTCACACTCAAATCTGAACGAGACCAATTGGGTTTAAGTTTACGTCGTATGCTCATTAATTTGTCTGATGTAGTGGAAAAACTATATTTTTCCTCACAAGAAGTGGATTTGGGAGCACAACAATTAGCGGATGCCAGCACTTCTCTTTCAGAAGCAGCCAGCGAACAAGCAAGTGCTGTAGAAGAAATTTCAGCAACCCTCACGGAAATCAGTAACAGTTTCCTTGCAAATGCAGAAAATGCAGAAAGGATGACGGAATTTTCAGAATCAACCGCAAAACAAGCATTAGAAGGAAATTCAAAAATGAAAGATCTCGTCTCTGCAATGGGAGAGATTAGTAATTCTTTTGATCAAATTTCAAAAATCAACAAAGTCATCAATGATATTGCATTTCAAACCAATATCTTAGCACTCAATGCAGCGGTAGAAGCGGCAAGAGCAGGACAACATGGGAAAGGATTTGCTGTCGTCGCAGAAGAAGTTCGAAATCTTGCTCAAAAAAGTGCAAATGCTGCTGACGAAACCACCCTACTCATTGAGTCTTCGATGAAAAAAGTAAAACTAGGAAATGATGCTACTGAAAAAACAGCCGAAGTTCTTGGCCAAATTTCAGATAGTGCTGAAAATGTAAGTAATCTCACAAAAGATTTAGCATTATCCATTCATGAACAAAAATCTGCCGTTTTACAAATCACCCAAGGAATTGACCAGGTAACAACCGTCACATCAACGACTGCTGCATCTGCGGAAGAAGTGGCCGCCTCCAGTGAAACCCTAAAACGACAAGTTGAAATTATGCGTTCTGTGATCATGAGTTTCAAATTGAAAGATGATGGGGCCAAATCAACAGCCCTCACTCGGGTCGAAAGACCAAGAATCGTACTGTAG
- a CDS encoding chemotaxis protein CheW, which translates to MSQQLKSWDMDADEDTMKDLYLCFSLENRDYAFEVRHLTEILALPAITTIPGTAPFLKGVINIRGKIIPVMDVRMRFDIPFKPYHERTCVLLVELDGLPLGLIVDTVNDVLRIPSENIDLAPKIGESKSSRFIYATGRVGDSVKILINLQRLLTEEETVLIKDIPGN; encoded by the coding sequence ATGAGTCAGCAATTAAAATCATGGGACATGGACGCAGATGAAGATACCATGAAAGATTTGTATCTTTGTTTCAGTTTGGAAAATAGGGATTATGCTTTTGAAGTTCGCCACCTAACAGAGATTTTGGCTCTACCAGCCATTACTACAATCCCTGGAACGGCACCTTTCCTAAAAGGTGTAATCAATATACGGGGAAAAATCATACCAGTGATGGATGTTCGAATGCGATTTGATATTCCATTTAAACCCTATCACGAAAGAACTTGTGTACTTCTTGTTGAGTTGGATGGTTTGCCTCTTGGTTTGATCGTCGATACTGTAAACGATGTTTTGCGGATTCCTTCAGAAAATATAGATTTAGCTCCAAAAATTGGAGAATCCAAATCCTCTCGTTTCATTTATGCAACAGGAAGAGTGGGAGATTCGGTAAAAATTCTAATCAATCTACAAAGATTACTAACGGAAGAAGAAACTGTTTTGATTAAGGACATTCCGGGAAATTAA
- a CDS encoding chemotaxis protein CheA — MERDDVLEYLLEARETLENIEKDLLQFEKSTLDGSLVERDLLDTLFRHFHTIKGSSGFFGLSAIVKMAHAAENLLDYLRNHPEAQDEDTLELLITALDHLNELVEHEESSPSGGDFYKEEQTQFLKKLNEKNDLIRLKQIQTEEFAEPKQEESEFGLFSETKLSENSNEEFGLFLESSDPNPKEEFGLFTNDSEQAPKEEFGLFAKKEETLGKESLQKTEEILKTEKKPVIKKDIRIDTDKLDSLLDIVGEIVITEPMVTDHPDITKLKLENFQKTALQLKKLIRNLQEITLSLRMVPIAGIFTRMERLVRDTAKKTGKQVLLSISGEDTEIDKSIIEEMYDPLVHIIRNAIDHGLETPQERKEAGKQPQGTIQLTANQSGKEVWIEVRDDGKGLSREKILNKAVSLGLIHQSETENLEDKDVWEFLFHPGFSTANQVTDLSGRGVGLDVVRKNVTTLKGFVDVFSNYGYGTTFLIRVPLTLAIIEGLVVRKSDTYFILPSIDVKESMYLSNEPINELYKNNHSIQYRTNQISIVDINLLFGKDSELNDQRSLKEKYLIVTESHEKQMGIVFDEILGNQSIVIKPISPIFKNINGLAGCTILGNGHAGLILDVRKLISNHLSSVTI; from the coding sequence ATGGAAAGAGACGATGTATTAGAATATCTTCTAGAAGCACGGGAAACACTTGAAAACATCGAAAAGGATCTACTCCAATTCGAGAAATCAACGTTAGATGGAAGTCTCGTAGAAAGAGATCTACTTGATACATTATTTCGACATTTCCATACTATTAAAGGAAGTTCTGGTTTTTTTGGATTATCCGCTATCGTAAAAATGGCACATGCTGCCGAAAATCTTCTCGATTATTTGCGTAACCATCCAGAAGCGCAAGATGAAGATACTTTAGAACTACTCATCACGGCCCTTGACCACTTAAACGAACTAGTGGAACACGAAGAATCATCTCCTTCTGGTGGTGATTTTTATAAAGAGGAACAAACTCAATTTTTAAAAAAACTAAACGAAAAAAATGATTTAATCCGACTGAAACAAATTCAAACAGAAGAATTCGCTGAACCCAAACAAGAAGAATCTGAGTTTGGATTGTTTTCAGAAACAAAGTTGAGCGAAAATTCAAACGAAGAATTTGGATTGTTTTTAGAAAGTTCGGATCCAAATCCAAAAGAAGAGTTTGGTCTATTTACAAATGATTCTGAACAAGCACCGAAAGAAGAGTTTGGACTGTTCGCAAAAAAAGAAGAAACACTGGGGAAAGAATCTCTTCAAAAAACAGAAGAGATTTTAAAAACGGAAAAAAAACCTGTAATCAAAAAAGACATTCGAATTGATACCGATAAACTGGATTCTCTTCTCGACATTGTTGGGGAAATTGTCATCACAGAGCCCATGGTAACGGATCATCCCGATATCACAAAACTCAAACTTGAAAACTTTCAAAAAACAGCCCTACAGTTAAAAAAATTAATAAGAAACCTTCAGGAAATCACTCTTAGTTTACGGATGGTTCCGATTGCCGGAATTTTCACTCGAATGGAACGTCTCGTGAGAGACACCGCCAAAAAAACAGGCAAACAAGTGTTACTGAGTATCTCCGGAGAAGATACTGAAATAGATAAATCCATCATAGAAGAAATGTATGACCCCTTAGTTCATATCATTCGAAATGCCATTGATCACGGATTAGAGACACCGCAAGAAAGAAAAGAAGCTGGCAAACAACCGCAAGGAACGATCCAACTAACAGCAAACCAATCTGGAAAAGAAGTTTGGATTGAAGTCCGCGATGATGGAAAAGGTCTCAGTCGGGAAAAAATTTTAAATAAAGCCGTATCACTTGGACTCATCCACCAATCGGAAACAGAAAACTTGGAAGACAAAGATGTTTGGGAATTTTTATTTCATCCTGGATTTTCTACTGCAAACCAAGTAACAGATTTATCAGGTAGAGGTGTTGGTCTAGATGTGGTTAGGAAAAATGTAACCACATTAAAAGGATTTGTTGATGTATTTTCGAACTATGGATACGGGACAACATTTCTCATTCGAGTTCCTTTGACTCTTGCCATCATTGAAGGACTTGTGGTTCGTAAATCGGACACTTATTTTATTTTACCTTCCATTGATGTAAAGGAATCCATGTATCTTTCCAATGAACCAATCAACGAATTATATAAAAACAACCATAGTATTCAATATAGAACCAACCAGATTTCCATTGTCGATATAAACTTACTATTTGGAAAAGATTCTGAATTAAACGACCAAAGATCCCTGAAAGAAAAATACTTAATCGTTACAGAATCACACGAAAAACAAATGGGAATTGTTTTTGATGAGATCTTAGGAAACCAGTCAATTGTAATTAAACCCATATCACCAATATTTAAAAATATCAATGGTCTTGCCGGCTGCACCATACTCGGCAACGGTCATGCAGGTTTAATCCTCGATGTAAGAAAACTCATTAGCAATCATTTATCGTCGGTGACTATATGA
- a CDS encoding protein-glutamate methylesterase/protein-glutamine glutaminase: MKKHTVIVVDDQKSVRSMIKRWIESDPNWEVIGEAANPFEARDLIVEKQPEVMTLDVHMPGMDGIVFLKKLLPQYPMPVIMFSSSTTEGASITLEALEAGAFDYVTKPIGTPESLAETKEDLLSKLNESLNYNITRVNIYHQTELPKTKKEHQRTTFKRKFIFIGSSTGGTTALRNLLNDVDETFPPILIAQHMPENFTSLFAQRLNSDLKVQVKEAKDKEVLQTGHVYIAPGNYHLGIQKIGAEYYTKIFQTDKKNGHRPSVDVLFESANELGIAENSIGIILTGMGSDGASGLLALKNQGCLTIGQNKETCVVYGMPKVAYELGAVTYQVPLNTIVEKIKEIASL; this comes from the coding sequence ATGAAAAAACACACAGTCATTGTTGTGGATGATCAAAAATCCGTACGCAGTATGATCAAACGTTGGATTGAATCCGATCCAAATTGGGAAGTGATAGGAGAAGCAGCAAACCCTTTTGAAGCCAGGGATCTCATCGTAGAAAAACAACCAGAGGTTATGACCTTAGATGTTCATATGCCAGGAATGGATGGAATTGTTTTTCTAAAAAAACTTCTCCCACAATACCCAATGCCAGTCATTATGTTTAGTTCCTCCACCACAGAAGGTGCTAGTATAACATTGGAAGCATTGGAAGCAGGAGCCTTTGATTATGTTACCAAACCAATAGGCACTCCTGAAAGTTTAGCCGAAACCAAAGAAGATTTACTCTCAAAATTAAACGAAAGTCTAAACTACAACATAACGAGAGTTAATATTTACCATCAAACAGAACTCCCAAAAACAAAAAAAGAACACCAAAGAACTACCTTCAAAAGAAAATTTATTTTCATTGGATCTTCCACAGGAGGAACAACTGCGTTACGAAATTTATTAAACGACGTGGATGAAACATTTCCACCTATCCTAATTGCACAACATATGCCTGAAAACTTTACTTCATTGTTTGCGCAACGACTCAATTCTGATTTAAAGGTGCAGGTGAAAGAAGCAAAAGACAAAGAAGTTTTACAAACTGGTCATGTGTACATTGCTCCAGGGAATTATCATCTTGGGATTCAAAAAATTGGTGCAGAGTATTATACAAAAATATTCCAAACAGATAAAAAAAATGGGCATAGACCTTCTGTGGATGTTTTATTCGAATCTGCAAACGAATTAGGAATCGCAGAGAATAGTATCGGCATTATACTCACCGGAATGGGTAGCGATGGAGCATCTGGTCTATTGGCATTAAAAAACCAAGGCTGTCTCACCATTGGACAAAACAAAGAAACCTGCGTGGTTTACGGAATGCCAAAAGTTGCCTACGAATTAGGAGCCGTCACATACCAAGTTCCCTTAAATACAATAGTAGAAAAAATTAAGGAAATTGCTTCATTATGA
- a CDS encoding sensor histidine kinase: protein MIPHSLLFESENTKQVTELLEEINYTFERVNQFEEIAKTLEDGKFHFLIFHVADITNDDDQKKLTELTKHFPQTLILIITDKTKWDITASLLKQHMVYDFIQTPIETNHFQFTLDRSLQYLLTKLKSQFINEAENHLYKRMVEIFDWKKSLSHKENENIASDIIHQMNINLFQGSGIGTLMSVVSILISKGKLDEEGKNYFIPKAIMDLLSENYDAAKSMFDSMSISQSVIDDETIVENKEPPQKLLSIINREMEILNEALEIKSQKFNLSQIPTSAVDKKIRFDETKLSYVIREILLNAIKYSKEKDIIYLIFFHKENFLELKVINPAYQNNDGTNGIPEKFESFVFEPFFRISSVVDDSYAKFEQFRFGLGLPLVKKILDQHQSNVQIYNIENNFRNESTKDICLTIRFPLFEEEK from the coding sequence ATGATTCCGCATAGTTTGTTATTTGAAAGCGAAAACACAAAACAAGTCACAGAATTATTAGAAGAAATCAATTACACTTTTGAGAGAGTCAATCAATTTGAAGAAATTGCAAAAACTTTGGAAGATGGAAAATTTCACTTTCTTATATTTCACGTTGCAGACATTACAAACGACGACGATCAAAAGAAACTTACAGAACTCACCAAACATTTCCCACAAACACTGATTCTTATCATCACTGACAAAACCAAATGGGATATCACAGCTTCCTTGTTAAAACAACATATGGTTTATGATTTTATCCAAACACCGATAGAGACAAACCATTTCCAATTTACCTTAGATAGATCTCTTCAATACCTTTTAACAAAACTAAAGTCTCAATTCATCAATGAAGCAGAGAATCATCTCTACAAACGTATGGTTGAAATCTTTGATTGGAAAAAATCCCTTTCTCACAAAGAAAACGAAAACATTGCCTCGGACATCATTCACCAAATGAATATCAACCTATTCCAAGGAAGTGGCATTGGAACCTTAATGAGTGTTGTCAGCATTCTAATTTCCAAAGGGAAACTGGATGAAGAAGGGAAAAATTATTTCATACCCAAAGCCATTATGGATTTATTATCTGAAAACTATGACGCTGCAAAAAGTATGTTTGATAGTATGTCCATTTCGCAATCGGTCATCGATGACGAAACCATAGTTGAAAACAAAGAACCCCCACAAAAACTTCTATCCATTATCAACAGAGAAATGGAAATTTTAAATGAAGCTCTCGAAATCAAATCACAAAAATTCAATTTAAGCCAAATCCCAACTTCCGCTGTAGACAAAAAAATTCGTTTTGATGAAACAAAACTCTCTTATGTGATCAGAGAAATTTTACTAAATGCTATCAAATATTCGAAAGAGAAAGATATAATTTATCTAATCTTTTTTCATAAAGAAAACTTTTTAGAATTAAAAGTAATTAATCCTGCCTATCAAAATAACGATGGAACAAACGGAATCCCGGAAAAATTTGAATCCTTCGTTTTTGAACCTTTTTTCAGAATTTCATCTGTAGTTGATGATAGTTATGCAAAATTCGAACAATTCAGATTTGGGCTTGGGTTGCCATTGGTAAAAAAAATTTTAGACCAACATCAATCCAATGTTCAAATTTATAATATAGAAAATAACTTTAGAAATGAAAGTACAAAAGATATATGTTTAACGATTCGATTTCCATTATTTGAAGAGGAGAAATAA
- a CDS encoding response regulator: MAKILTVDDAPAVLKILNLVLTTEGHEVTSATNGTDALQKIESSSFDIGIFDVNMPGMTGIELTEKALKTDNGKSMKIVMLTTESSDEMKNKGKAAGAVGWLVKPFANESLVKLISQLT; this comes from the coding sequence ATGGCAAAAATTCTAACAGTCGACGACGCACCAGCGGTTTTAAAAATACTAAACCTGGTCTTAACAACAGAAGGACATGAAGTTACCTCAGCTACAAACGGAACAGATGCACTCCAAAAAATTGAATCATCTAGTTTTGACATAGGTATTTTTGATGTGAATATGCCAGGAATGACTGGGATTGAGTTAACGGAAAAAGCTCTCAAAACAGACAATGGTAAATCTATGAAAATCGTAATGCTCACAACTGAATCCAGTGATGAAATGAAAAATAAAGGAAAGGCAGCAGGTGCCGTGGGTTGGCTTGTCAAACCTTTTGCAAACGAATCTTTAGTGAAGCTCATTTCTCAGCTAACATAA
- a CDS encoding response regulator, producing the protein MASILVVDDSSAVLKIVRLALSSQGHTVITCDSGEKALEILKADPSISLGIFDFNMPGLSGVDLIRETKNNVITSNFKLLVLSVENKPEIISNALFQGADAWMLKPFNNEQLIKQVMELL; encoded by the coding sequence ATGGCATCTATCCTCGTAGTCGATGACTCTTCTGCAGTTTTAAAGATTGTACGATTGGCCCTGAGTAGCCAGGGCCATACAGTCATTACCTGCGATTCAGGAGAAAAGGCTTTAGAAATTCTAAAGGCAGACCCATCCATTAGTCTTGGAATTTTTGACTTCAATATGCCGGGACTAAGTGGGGTAGATTTAATTCGTGAAACTAAAAATAACGTAATTACCAGCAATTTTAAATTATTAGTTTTATCTGTAGAAAACAAACCAGAGATTATTTCTAACGCCTTATTCCAAGGTGCAGATGCCTGGATGTTAAAACCATTCAACAACGAACAGCTTATCAAACAAGTAATGGAGCTTCTATAA
- a CDS encoding PAS domain-containing sensor histidine kinase — MLSFEVNVIFAVTIISVIFNTSLAFIIYFLSKHSKSEVKLVYTAIFLAVLVFRNFALYLFGEENQKIFFFFSESCSIFGSYLLIVAVSPIATKKIKQTYLYSISIFTYVLFVTLLLTEISFFWIAFPSSLFNATALVLFGVIVYKLNTYPQAFRIFFLTICLTIALQRLSFPYLFTLEWYRPIGYIINTLFMFLFGVGCILFNFNVQTKKLNLSLEELEHLQKTIKDVNVRLLIMYNQLPAIIYNIEFLPEPKTSYISPKMEEITGYGLNFFYENPDFFREIVIPEDQHKIAELFAGNSPVILRMIHANGSLIWTEHYVNVSFDILGIEKRIDVVALDITKSKKTEISLLQEKNLNNTVFDNAANLILLTDAEGLIESINSAAETILGIRKIDVLGKYIQDVILLPEDREYLKDVLDDVNEIQNIAESLILRCVTTTNQILFLEWRLGIIRDNRSEPSKIIWIGIDQTSKRAAEIELKELNKSLEEKVKARTKELQSSNFELNSALFALREAQQKLIQSEKMVSLGQLVSGLAHEINNPIGMIKSSVETLISEWEEERIQEKTLRISELIQLILETDASGLRIITGLSNRQARMSLTESFRQHELPFDEDLAELFVDSGIRNLSHSIISKIKPIIRNKEDFQILRRILLVKQSSEHILYSIKRLSKITYTLKNFAGLQSNLELSDYSLTDTIHSAVSLYKEHFLRDINLVLNLEYSGNVRCIQGDLVQLWSQIIWNSIQAVASKGTIQIRSFKKSERVVVEIQDSGVGISPENQTKVFMPFFSTKTTGDGLGLGLYLVKEIANRHNANVEFESIPGRTVFKVSFPLTI, encoded by the coding sequence ATGTTGTCGTTTGAAGTAAACGTAATCTTTGCAGTTACCATTATTTCTGTAATATTTAATACTTCATTAGCATTTATAATTTACTTTTTATCAAAACACTCCAAATCTGAAGTAAAACTAGTCTATACTGCGATTTTTTTAGCTGTTCTCGTATTTAGAAACTTTGCACTTTACCTCTTTGGGGAAGAAAACCAAAAGATCTTTTTTTTCTTTTCAGAAAGTTGTTCCATTTTTGGTTCTTACCTTCTGATTGTTGCTGTTTCCCCCATCGCCACTAAAAAAATCAAACAAACTTATTTATACTCCATTTCCATATTTACCTATGTACTCTTCGTAACTCTTCTCCTAACAGAGATAAGTTTTTTTTGGATTGCATTCCCATCTTCCCTTTTTAATGCAACCGCACTTGTTTTATTTGGAGTCATTGTTTACAAACTAAACACCTACCCACAAGCATTTCGAATTTTCTTTTTAACCATTTGTCTAACCATTGCCCTCCAAAGACTTTCCTTTCCTTACCTTTTCACTTTAGAATGGTATAGACCAATTGGTTATATCATCAATACCTTGTTTATGTTTTTATTTGGAGTAGGCTGTATTCTTTTTAATTTCAACGTTCAAACAAAGAAACTAAACTTATCATTAGAAGAATTAGAACATTTGCAAAAAACTATCAAAGATGTAAATGTACGCCTTCTCATTATGTACAATCAACTTCCTGCCATCATATATAATATTGAATTTTTACCTGAGCCGAAAACCTCATATATTAGTCCGAAAATGGAAGAAATCACGGGGTATGGCCTGAATTTCTTTTACGAAAATCCAGATTTTTTTAGAGAGATTGTCATCCCTGAAGACCAACACAAAATCGCTGAATTGTTTGCTGGCAATTCACCTGTGATCCTTCGGATGATTCACGCCAATGGTTCACTCATTTGGACAGAACATTATGTGAATGTTTCCTTTGATATACTCGGAATTGAAAAACGTATCGATGTAGTTGCACTAGATATTACAAAATCAAAAAAGACAGAAATCTCTTTGTTACAGGAAAAAAATTTAAACAACACTGTCTTCGATAATGCGGCAAATCTAATTTTGTTAACAGATGCGGAGGGATTGATTGAAAGTATCAATTCTGCTGCTGAAACCATTTTAGGAATACGAAAGATAGATGTTTTAGGAAAATACATCCAAGACGTAATTTTATTACCAGAGGACAGAGAATATCTCAAAGATGTGTTAGATGACGTCAACGAAATTCAAAACATTGCTGAGAGTTTAATTTTACGTTGTGTGACCACAACAAACCAAATTCTATTTTTAGAATGGCGACTCGGAATCATTCGTGATAACCGCAGCGAACCTTCGAAAATCATTTGGATTGGGATTGATCAAACATCCAAACGTGCTGCAGAAATTGAACTCAAAGAATTAAATAAATCTCTCGAAGAAAAAGTGAAAGCAAGAACCAAAGAGTTACAATCCAGTAATTTTGAATTAAACTCTGCCCTTTTTGCCCTGAGAGAGGCTCAACAAAAATTAATCCAGAGCGAGAAGATGGTTTCTCTTGGACAGTTAGTTTCTGGGCTTGCGCATGAAATTAACAATCCGATTGGGATGATCAAATCATCAGTAGAGACTTTAATATCCGAATGGGAAGAAGAAAGGATCCAAGAAAAAACATTACGCATAAGTGAATTGATTCAGTTGATTCTTGAGACTGATGCCAGTGGACTTCGCATCATCACAGGACTATCAAATAGGCAAGCCCGTATGTCACTGACAGAAAGTTTCAGACAACATGAGTTACCTTTTGATGAAGATCTTGCCGAACTTTTTGTTGATTCGGGGATACGCAATTTATCTCACTCAATTATCTCTAAAATCAAACCAATCATTCGAAACAAAGAAGACTTCCAAATTTTAAGAAGAATTTTACTAGTAAAACAATCTTCAGAACATATATTATATTCAATAAAACGACTTTCAAAAATTACATACACACTGAAAAACTTTGCAGGATTACAATCCAACTTAGAACTTTCCGACTATTCTTTAACCGATACAATTCATTCAGCAGTTTCTCTTTATAAAGAACATTTTTTACGAGATATCAATCTTGTATTGAATTTAGAATACAGTGGGAACGTTCGTTGCATCCAAGGAGATTTAGTTCAGCTTTGGAGCCAAATCATTTGGAACTCCATCCAAGCGGTTGCCTCCAAAGGTACAATCCAGATTCGAAGTTTTAAAAAATCAGAAAGAGTTGTTGTAGAAATTCAAGATTCTGGAGTTGGAATTTCACCTGAAAACCAAACAAAAGTGTTTATGCCATTTTTCTCAACGAAGACAACCGGTGATGGCCTCGGGCTTGGGTTGTATTTAGTAAAAGAGATCGCCAATCGACACAATGCAAATGTAGAATTTGAATCTATCCCCGGAAGAACCGTTTTTAAAGTGAGTTTTCCTTTAACTATTTAA
- the purM gene encoding phosphoribosylformylglycinamidine cyclo-ligase has protein sequence MSNSNKVTYKEAGVDTEKGQEFVKRIKANVASTHNKNVLGGLGGFAACYDVSFLKSYQEPILLSGTDGVGTKLQIARLLDIHDSVGIDLVAMCVNDILVNGGKPLFFQDYIACGKLFLPRMEAIVSGIVKGCQLADCALVGGETAEHPGVMPDDEYDLAGFVVGVVEKQKMIDGRTIKAGDSIIGLGSSGPHSNGFSLIRRLLLKDGKLPSSAAELDFLKNYVFQPTKIYVKTIMSLIEKFSIKGMVHITGGGFYENIPRVLPKGIGAEINHLPESYVFSKLEKDYALDRHDMYGTFNMGIGYILVVDSSQTEDVMSELKSLGEDVYLIGKTDSTEKITIK, from the coding sequence ATGTCTAATTCAAACAAAGTTACGTATAAAGAAGCTGGCGTTGATACCGAAAAAGGGCAAGAGTTTGTGAAACGTATCAAAGCAAATGTTGCTTCTACGCATAACAAAAACGTTTTAGGTGGGTTAGGTGGGTTTGCAGCTTGTTATGATGTTAGTTTTTTAAAATCTTACCAGGAGCCAATTTTACTTTCTGGAACAGATGGTGTTGGAACCAAATTACAAATTGCAAGGTTACTTGATATTCATGACTCTGTTGGCATTGATTTGGTTGCAATGTGTGTTAACGACATTCTTGTGAATGGTGGAAAACCGTTGTTTTTCCAAGATTATATAGCCTGTGGTAAACTCTTTTTACCAAGAATGGAGGCCATAGTATCCGGTATCGTTAAGGGTTGTCAGTTGGCAGATTGTGCTCTTGTTGGTGGGGAAACGGCTGAACATCCAGGAGTCATGCCTGATGATGAATATGATTTAGCAGGATTTGTTGTTGGCGTAGTAGAAAAACAAAAGATGATTGATGGTCGTACAATCAAAGCTGGAGACTCTATCATTGGGCTTGGTTCTTCTGGACCACATAGCAATGGTTTTTCGCTTATCAGAAGGTTGTTATTAAAAGACGGAAAATTACCTTCTTCTGCTGCGGAATTGGATTTTTTAAAAAATTATGTTTTCCAACCTACCAAAATTTATGTAAAAACTATTATGAGTTTAATCGAAAAGTTTTCCATTAAAGGAATGGTTCACATTACTGGTGGTGGGTTTTATGAAAATATCCCACGAGTATTACCTAAAGGGATTGGGGCAGAAATTAATCACCTACCTGAAAGTTATGTTTTTTCTAAATTAGAAAAAGACTATGCATTGGATCGTCATGACATGTATGGAACTTTTAATATGGGAATTGGATACATTCTTGTAGTTGATTCATCTCAAACTGAAGACGTGATGTCTGAATTAAAATCTCTTGGTGAAGATGTTTATTTGATTGGTAAAACTGATTCTACAGAAAAAATTACAATTAAATAG